The Alnus glutinosa chromosome 7, dhAlnGlut1.1, whole genome shotgun sequence genome includes a region encoding these proteins:
- the LOC133872483 gene encoding uncharacterized protein LOC133872483: MALTNRNPSSPSSHTEEEICLYTKIINTVALKVKRNETILNLKALLSEKAGISENLQELFFVGNWLMNDRRLVDYGIQQGSTVYLFVQNVFGMRVNVKTPSDKKIIAIEVRSFDTIQNIKSIIQAKEGIQSDQYSVVHNGKVLEDDRILSSLNIPNDTTLHLVFNPKDVLSIFLKTVAGEMLKLEVKVLFTIRDVKTIVESMTCR, from the exons ATGGCACTGACAAATCGCAATCCCAGTTCCCCGTCGAGCCACACTGAGGAAGAG ATATGTTTATACACGAAGATCATAAACACAGTAGCCTTGAAAGTTAAAAGAAATGAGACAATTCTCAATCTCAAAGCATTGTTAAGTGAGAAGGCAGGCATTTCTGAGAATCTTCAGGAGCTCTTTTTCGTTGGTAATTGGCTGATGAATGATCGGAGGCTAGTTGATTATGGTATTCAGCAGGGCTCCACTGTCTACCTTTTTGTTCAGAATGTATTTGGAATGAGAGTAAATGTTAAAACTCCTTCGGATAAGAAAATCATTGCAATTGAAGTAAGGTCTTTTGATACTattcaaaatatcaaatcaatcattcAAGCCAAGGAGGGGATTCAATCGGATCAGTACTCTGTTGTCCACAATGGAAAAGTTCTTGAAGATGATAGGATCCTATCCTCACTAAATATTCCAAATGACACAACCCTTCATTTGGTTTTCAATCCTAAAGAtgtcttatcaatttttttgaaaacagtGGCTGGAGAGATGTTGAAACTTGAAGTTAAAGTTTTGTTTACCATTCGTGATGTCAAAACAATAGTTGAGAGCATGACATGCAGATAA